A genomic segment from Rhinatrema bivittatum chromosome 19, aRhiBiv1.1, whole genome shotgun sequence encodes:
- the LOC115081060 gene encoding CCN family member 1-like, whose amino-acid sequence MQGAALTCFMVLAAPLTLVSCHCPLLCTCPSSSGLSRCAPGVSRVPDSCGCCKVCARQLNQDCGKLWPCDPHKGLECNYGADPLAVKGICRARREGRSCEYGGRLYQNGESFRPGREHRCTCIDGAVGCAPLLPRRLPPAGRKCPRPAKAPGRCCQKVVCPKGANRSGGAALDKANDFVHVGKERHWKDLPVWSPLFGGHVLAEEEEKCLPQTTEWSPCSRTCGMGESTRVSNQNPQCGTRKESRLCQVRPCDRPDFTKLKKGKKCLRTSKAREPVRYLHAGCESVQLYRPSYCGACLDGRCCAPLRTRTVRVAFRCRDGRGFSRQVAAVRSCRCGPDCGHLNEAQRPEGDIHGFTE is encoded by the exons ATGCAAGGGGCAGCTCTGACCTGCTTCATGGTACTGGCAGCGCCTTTAACTCTG GTTTCCTGCCACTGCCCCCTGCTGTGtacctgcccctcctcctccggCCTGAGCCGCTGTGCCCCCGGGGTCAGCAGGGTGCCGGACAGCTGCGGGTGCTGCAAAGTGTGTGCCCGGCAGCTGAACCAGGACTGTGGCAAGCTGTGGCCCTGTGACCCCCACAAGGGCCTGGAATGCAACTATGGGGCAGACCCCCTGGCCGTCAAGGGGATCTGTCGag CCAGGCGGGAGGGACGCAGCTGCGAGTACGGCGGCCGCCTGTACCAGAACGGCGAGAGCTTCCGGCCCGGCCGCGAGCACCGGTGCACCTGCATCGACGGCGCCGTGGGCTGCGCGCCCCTCTTACCCCGGCGGCTGCCCCCGGCCGGCCGCAAGTGCCCCCGCCCGGCGAAGGCGCCCGGCCGCTGCTGCCAGAAGGTCGTCTGCCCGAAAGGGGCGAACAGGTCCGGCGGGGCGGCCCTCGACAAGGCCAACGACTTCGTCCACGTGGGCAAGGAGCGGCACTGGAAGGACCTGCCGg TTTGGAGTCCCCTCTTCGGGGGCCACGTCCTGgccgaggaggaggagaagtgccTGCCCCAGACCACGGAGTGGTCCCCCTGCTCCAGGACCTGCGGGATGGGGGAGTCCACCCGCGTCTCCAACCAGAACCCGCAGTGCGGGACGAGGAAGGAGAGCCGGCTGTGCCAGGTGCGGCCCTGCGACCGGCCGGACTTCACCAAGctgaag aaGGGGAAAAAGTGCCTGAGGACCTCCAAAGCCCGCGAGCCCGTCCGCTACCTCCACGCCGGCTGCGAGAGCGTCCAGCTCTACCGGCCCAGCTACTGCGGCGCCTGCCTGGACGGGCGCTGCTGCGCGCCGCTGCGCACCCGCACGGTCAGGGTGGCCTTCCGCTGCCGGGACGGCCGGGGCTTCTCCCGCCAGGTGGCGGCCGTCCGCTCCTGCCGCTGCGGCCCCGACTGCGGGCACCTGAACGAAGCGCAGCGGCCGGAGGGCGACATCCACGGGTTCACCGAGTGA